Genomic DNA from Pseudomonas fitomaticsae:
CTGGCCGCGATCCGCCGCAAAGGCATCGACGCCGTGCCACAAGCGGCGATGCCGCTGTTCACCCGGCCGCAAAGCACCTTCCTCGGCAGCGCCAGTCAGGTTGAAGCCTACGTCTACGCCCTGGCCCGTTTCGAGCCGAAACCGGCGCGTTTCCCCAAGGCGCACAAGTCGCAGAAGACTGGCGATGCCCCACGTGCACCGCGCACCGTGCGCGAGATGGTCGACCGCTGCGAAGAATCCCTGCCGATGCCGGACCTGATGACCTGGCTGCTGGAGCAGGAACCGGACGGCGCGACCGACGAATTGCTTTATTGGTTCTCGCGTCTGTCGCGGGAAAAACGCTTCAAGCGCGAGCGTCTGGAACGCCGCGAATACCACACTCACGAGCACCAGGTCAGCCTGCGCTCCTTCGCCCTGCTCTCGGCCGGCGACACCGCCGCCGAGGATTCTGCGAGCATCCCCAATGCATCTTGATCTTTCCGAACTGTCACAACTCGCGCCGATCTTCCGCGAGCTGTTCAAGGGTTATCACGTCAGCCGCCGCGACCCGGAGCTGTACGCGCAACTGTCGAACTTCCAGGACCAGTACCGCACGCTGTTCAAGGCACTGGGCTTCGAACTGGTCTGCGACACCCGTGGTTTCTACTACTTCGTGCCGGACATGGCGGCTGCGGCGGTGAACAAGACTGCTCAGCGTCTGGCGCTGTTCACCTTCATCCTCGTCGAGCATCTGGCCGACCAGGGTCGCGATCCGATCGCCGTGCTCGATGGCGGCAGCCTCGGCCGCGAAGAACTGCCGTCGCTGCTGGAAAAGTACCGCGACCTGTTCATCCAGGCCGAAGTGCAGACCGTTGAAGAGCTCGAAGAAAAGATCATGCGCCGCATGACCCAGCTCGGTTTCGCCAGCGAGGAAAACGGCGTGTACCGTTTCCTGCCGCCGATGCACCGTTTCCTCGACGTCTGCCTGTCGGTGCAGCAAGACCGCGATCTGGCGGCCAGCGTGCACAGCGTTCTGCCACTGCCGGCACCCGTGCTGATCGACGAAGCCGCCGAGGCGAAATTCCTCGCCACTGACGATCCGCTCGATCTCAGCGAATTTGAAGAAGAGAGTGAAGAAGACGCACTGGCCCGCGCCATTGCCGAAGAACAGGAGTCCGACGCATGAGCCAGGAACGCTACGGCATCCGCCGCTTTGCCCTTTTGAACACCGCCGGTTACA
This window encodes:
- the mksE gene encoding Mks condensin complex protein MksE, which codes for MHLDLSELSQLAPIFRELFKGYHVSRRDPELYAQLSNFQDQYRTLFKALGFELVCDTRGFYYFVPDMAAAAVNKTAQRLALFTFILVEHLADQGRDPIAVLDGGSLGREELPSLLEKYRDLFIQAEVQTVEELEEKIMRRMTQLGFASEENGVYRFLPPMHRFLDVCLSVQQDRDLAASVHSVLPLPAPVLIDEAAEAKFLATDDPLDLSEFEEESEEDALARAIAEEQESDA